A region of Panicum virgatum strain AP13 chromosome 8N, P.virgatum_v5, whole genome shotgun sequence DNA encodes the following proteins:
- the LOC120684818 gene encoding cysteine-rich receptor-like protein kinase 6 encodes MCAYLIMLMMQVIQTPIAPRALPYLEAKKNNRHAQWLATSHHLPPAVATAFAVAAAALLAPRAASAYPWPVCGDSSSFKPNSTFQANLDLLAATLPRNASASPSLYATAVAGAVPEQVWAMALCRGDTNATSCLSCLDQAFRDLPNDCTYHKDATIYYDPCILHYSDVHTLPGDDTGPALNNYAVNKNANVTSDPARFVALLAALVNATAERAANNSARRFATGEADFDREFPKVYALAQCVPDMTAAQCRKCLAGIVAGNLPGFQSNIGGRVLGINCTYRYETAPFFNGPATVRLATPGSGAPAAAGGDPVYSAEAEDMETVDSMMIDVSTLRAATGDFDEINKLGEGGFGVVYKGVLPDGDEIAVKRLSRSSTQGVEELKNELALVARLKHKNLVRLVGVCLEQQERLLVYEFVPNRSLNLILFNTEHEEREQLDWAQRYRIINGIARGLQYLHEDSQLKVVHRDLKASNILLDADMNPKISDFGLARIFGRDQTQAVTSRVVGTYGYMAPEYLMRGNYSVKSDAFSFGVTVLEIVTGRKNSNDGDRPQQSGDLLTTVWEHWEAGTAAELVDPGMSGSFPVGDVLRCIHVGLLCVQGDPAARPVMSSVVMMLGSDTITIQAPSKPAFFARNNGTNNTTV; translated from the exons ATGTGTGCTTATTTGATCATGTTGATGATGCAGGTGATCCAAACTCCAATTGCTCCCAGAGCTCTCCCCTATCTGGAAG CAAAGAAGAATAACAGACA CGCACAATGGCTCGCCACCAGTCACCACCTCCCACCCGCCGTGGCCACCGCcttcgccgtggccgccgctgccctgctcgccccgcgcgccgcttCGGCCTACCCGTGGCCGGTGTGCGGCGACAGCAGCAGCTTCAAGCCCAACAGCACGTTCCAGGCCAACCtcgacctcctcgccgccacaCTGCCCCGGAACGCCTCCGCGTCCCCAAGCCTCtacgccaccgccgtcgcgggCGCCGTCCCGGAGCAGGTCTGGGCCATGGCGCTCTGCCGCGGCGACACCAACGCCACCAGCTGCCTGAGCTGCCTCGACCAGGCGTTCCGG GACCTGCCCAACGACTGCACCTACCACAAGGACGCCACCATCTACTACGACCCCTGCATCCTTCACTACTCCGACGTCCACACGCTCCCCGGCGACGACACCGGCCCGGCGCTCAACAACTACGCCGTCAACAAGAACGCCAACGTCACGTCGGACCCGGCCCGGTTCGTGGCCCTCCTGGCCGCCCTCGTGAACGCCACCGCCGAGCGCGCCGCCAACAACTCCGCGCGGCGGTTCGCCACCGGGGAGGCCGACTTCGACCGGGAGTTCCCCAAGGTGTACGCGCTGGCGCAGTGCGTGCCGGACATGACGGCGGCGCAGTGCCGGAAGTGCCTCGCAGGGATCGTGGCGGGGAACCTGCCGGGGTTCCAGAGCAACATCGGAGGCAGGGTGCTGGGGATCAACTGCACCTACCGCTACGAGACCGCGCCCTTCTTCAACGGGCCGGCGACGGTGCGCCTGGCGACACCGGGCTCcggagcgccggcggccgcaggAGGAG ACCCCGTGTATTCAGCCGAAGCAGAGGACATGGAAACGGTGGACTCGATGATGATCGACGTCTCCACCCTGCGAGCCGCGACAGGGGATTTCGACGAGATCAACAAGCTCGGAGAAGGCGGCTTCGGGGTAGTGTACAAG GGCGTTCTCCCGGACGGCGACGAGATAGCGGTGAAGCGGCTGTCGAGGAGCTCGACGCAGGGAGTGGAGGAGCTGAAGAACGAGCTCGCGCTGGTGGCCAGGCTGAAGCACAAGAACCTCGTCAGGCTCGTCGGCGTCTGCCTGGAGCAGCAGGAGCGGCTGCTAGTCTACGAGTTCGTCCCCAACCGAAGCCTCAACCTCATCCTCTTCA ACACTGAGCACGAGGAACGTGAGCAGCTGGACTGGGCGCAGAGGTACAGGATCATAAACGGCATCGCTCGAGGCCTGCAGTACCTGCACGAAGACTCTCAGCTCAAAGTTGTCCACCGGGACCTCAAGGCCAGCAACATCCTGCTGGACGCGGACATGAACCCCAAGATCTCGGACTTCGGCCTCGCGAGGATCTTCGGCCGAGACCAGACGCAGGCCGTCACCAGCCGTGTCGTCGGAACCTA tgGGTACATGGCGCCGGAGTACCTAATGCGCGGGAACTACTCCGTGAAGTCGGATGCGTTCAGCTTCGGGGTCACGGTGCTGGAGATCGTCACGGGGAGGAAGAACAGTAACGACGGCGACAGACCCCAGCAGTCTGGAGACCTCTTGACCACC GTGTGGGAGCACTGGGAGGCCGGGACGGCGGCCGAGTTGGTGGACCCGGGCATGAGCGGCAGCTTCCCAGTGGGCGACGTGCTGAGGTGTATCCACGTAGGGCTGCTGTGCGTCCAGGGAGACCCAGCGGCGCGGCCGGTGATGTCGTCAGTGGTAATGATGCTTGGCAGCGACACGATCACCATCCAAGCGCCGTCCAAGCCGGCGTTCTTCGCCAGGAACAACGGTACTAACAACACGACCGTGTGA